In one window of Juglans regia cultivar Chandler chromosome 3, Walnut 2.0, whole genome shotgun sequence DNA:
- the LOC109008123 gene encoding cytochrome P450 94A1-like yields MEVFSALSFLLFLLLSLYVYLLFNSTFKKKSTNKGFKSYPILGTLPEFLQNRHRFLDWTTETLSTCPTNTAIFRRPGRIHGVITANPSNIQRMLKTNFENYPKGNRVITLLQDFLGRGIFNSDGELWKVQRKTASYEFNTKSLRNFVMENVTVETNTRLIPILTRASETARVLDLQDILERFAFDNVCKLAFNVDPGCLGGDGTSGAEFMRAFEDAASLSSGRFMYVIPVMAKINKFLNIGPERRLRNAIKTVHEFADDIIQSRAEQKVEKEADLLSRFIANEENSPEFLRDIVISFILAGRDTTSSALSWFFWLLSSRPEVERNILQELEKIRVQKGKDIGDSYSFDELREMHYLHAAITEAMRLYPPVPIDSKACLNDDIMPDGTFVKKGWFVSYHTYAMGRMESIWGENCREFLPERWLENGVCRQESPFRFPVFHAGPRMCLGKDMAYIQMKSIAASVMERFEIEATDKDKDLEPLLSLTLRIKGGLPVNVRKRSTCVDADNS; encoded by the coding sequence ATGGAGGTCTTCTCTGCCCTatccttcctcctcttcttaCTTCTTTCTCTTTACGTCTATCTCCTCTTTAACAgtacttttaaaaagaaatccaCCAACAAAGGTTTTAAGTCGTACCCCATACTCGGAACGCTACCTGAATTTTTGCAAAACCGACACCGTTTCCTTGATTGGACAACAGAAACTCTCAGCACCTGCCCCACAAACACAGCTATATTTCGACGTCCCGGCAGGATTCACGGTGTCATCACAGCAAACCCATCCAACATTCAGCGCATGCTCAAGACCAACTTCGAGAACTATCCCAAAGGCAACCGCGTCATAACTCTTCTCCAAGACTTTCTTGGCCGAGGAATCTTCAACTCCGACGGTGAACTCTGGAAGGTCCAGAGAAAAACCGCTAGCTATGAATTCAACACCAAATCGCTGCGCAACTTTGTCATGGAAAACGTAACCGTGGAGACCAATACGAGACTTATTCCGATTCTGACAAGAGCCTCGGAAACAGCACGCGTCTTGGATTTGCAGGACATTTTGGAGCGCTTCGCATTTGACAACGTTTGCAAACTGGCGTTTAACGTCGACCCAGGCTGTCTTGGCGGTGATGGAACCTCCGGAGCGGAGTTCATGCGGGCTTTCGAGGACGCTGCATCGCTTAGCTCCGGAAGATTCATGTATGTCATCCCAGTTATGGCAAAGATTAACAAGTTTCTCAACATTGGACCAGAGCGAAGGCTAAGAAACGCAATTAAGACGGTCCATGAATTTGCGGATGATATTATTCAATCGAGAGCGGAACAGAAGGTTGAAAAAGAAGCAGACCTATTGTCCCGCTTCATCGCAAATGAAGAAAACTCGCCGGAATTTCTCCGGGATATCGTCATAAGCTTCATTCTTGCAGGACGGGACACGACCTCTTCGGCTTTGAGCTGGTTCTTTTGGCTCCTGTCGTCAAGACCCGAAGTGGAGCGAAACATATTGCAGGAGCTGGAAAAAATCCGAGTTCAGAAGGGAAAAGATATAGGCGATTCGTACAGCTTTGACGAGCTCCGGGAGATGCATTATCTGCATGCGGCAATCACTGAAGCCATGAGACTGTACCCCCCCGTACCAATAGATAGCAAAGCTTGTCTAAACGACGATATCATGCCGGACGGCACGTTCGTGAAGAAGGGATGGTTTGTGTCGTACCATACGTACGCGATGGGGAGGATGGAGAGCATATGGGGAGAAAATTGCCGTGAGTTTTTGCCGGAAAGATGGCTAGAAAATGGAGTGTGTCGGCAAGAGAGCCCGTTTAGGTTTCCAGTTTTCCATGCCGGACCGAGAATGTGTCTGGGAAAAGACATGGCGTATATTCAGATGAAATCGATTGCGGCATCAGTGATGGAGAGATTTGAGATTGAAGCGACGGATAAGGACAAAGATCTGGAGCCTTTGTTGTCATTGACTCTGAGGATCAAAGGTGGCTTACCCGTGAATGTGAGGAAGAGATCAACCTGTGTGGATGCCGACAATTCCTGA
- the LOC109008122 gene encoding exocyst complex component SEC15A-like — MDTKPKRRPVAENGDAGEELVIATLIGNGDDLGPIVRHAFEMGRPEALLHQLKAVVKKKEVEIEELCKTHYEEFILAVDELRGVLVDAEELKGELSSDNFKLQEVGSALLIKLEELLESYSIKKNMTESIKMSNVCVLVLDLCVKCNNHISEGQFYPALKTVDLIEKNHLQNIPVKALRMVIEKTIPVIRLHIEKKVRSQFNEWLVHIRSSGMNIGQTAIGHAASARQRDEEMLECQRKAEEQSVFGLGDFAYMLDVEEIDEDSVLKFDLTPLYRAYHIHTCLGIQEQFREYYYKNRVLQLNSDLQISSAQPFVESYQTFLAQIAGYFIVEDRVLRTAGGLLSADQVETMWEIAISKMTTVLEEQFSRIDSATHLLLVKDYVTLLGSTLRQYGYEVGPLLEVLDRSRDKYYELLLEECRQQIVNIIASDTYEQMILKKDTDYENNVLAFNLQTSDIMPAFPYIAPFSSMVPNACRIIRSFIKGSVDYLSHGVHSNVYDVVKKYLDKILSDVLNESILNTISSGTIGVSQAMQIAANISVLERSCDFFLQHAAQLCRMPARPVERPQASLTAKVTLRASRDVAYNSLLSLVNSKLDEFMTLTESINWNSEEIAQNGNENENMNEVIIYLGTIMSTAQQILPLDALFMVGSGALDHISNSIVAAFLSDRVKRFNANAVMGIDNDLKMLESFADERFHSTGLSEIYKEGSFRGFLIQARQLINLLLSSQPDNFINPVIREKNYNALDWKKVASICEKFKDSPDGIFGSLSSRNTKQSARKKSIDILKKRLKDFN, encoded by the coding sequence ATGGATACAAAACCAAAGAGGAGACCTGTTGCAGAAAATGGGGATGCGGGAGAGGAATTGGTCATTGCGACTTTGATTGGGAATGGAGATGATCTGGGTCCTATTGTCCGGCACGCATTTGAGATGGGGCGGCCTGAAGCGCTCCTTCACCAGCTAAAAGCtgttgtgaagaagaaggaagttGAAATAGAGGAGCTCTGCAAGACCCACTATGAGGAATTCATTTTAGCAGTTGATGAACTTCGCGGTGTGCTGGTTGATGCTGAAGAGTTGAAAGGTGAACTCTCAAGTGATAATTTTAAACTGCAAGAGGTTGGCAGTGCTCTTTTAATAAAACTCGAGGAGCTTCTTGAATCTTATTCCATCAAGAAGAATATGACTGAATCTATTAAAATGTCTAACGTCTGTGTGCTGGTGTTGGATCTTTGTGTTAAATGTAACAATCATATATCTGAAGGCCAGTTTTACCCTGCATTGAAGACTGTGGATTTGATTGAAAAGAATCACTTGCAGAATATTCCTGTCAAGGCACTAAGAATGGTGATAGAGAAAACAATTCCAGTGATTAGACTGCACATTGAAAAGAAAGTGCGTAGTCAGTTTAATGAATGGTTAGTTCACATACGGAGTTCTGGGATGAATATTGGACAGACAGCAATAGGCCATGCTGCATCAGCTCGCCAGAGGGATGAGGAAATGCTGGAATGCCAGAGGAAAGCCGAAGAACAGAGTGTATTTGGTTTAGGAGATTTTGCATATATGTTAGATGTTGAGGAAATTGATGAAGATTCTGTATTGAAGTTTGATCTGACACCTCTGTACCGGGCATATCACATTCATACTTGTCTTGGAATCCAAGAGCAGTTTCGTGAATATTACTATAAAAACCGAGTATTGCAGCTCAATTCAGACTTGCAAATTTCTTCTGCACAACCTTTTGTTGAATCCTATCAGACATTTTTGGCTCAAATTGCTGGTTACTTTATAGTGGAGGATCGGGTCCTGAGGACTGCTGGGGGGCTGTTGTCAGCTGATCAGGTCGAGACAATGTGGGAAATTGCTATTTCTAAAATGACAACGGTGTTGGAGGAACAGTTCTCTCGTATTGATTCTGCAACCCACCTTCTCCTGGTTAAGGATTATGTCACACTTCTTGGATCTACTCTTAGACAATATGGGTATGAGGTTGGCCCACTTCTGGAGGTGCTTGATAGGAGTCGAGACAAATACTATGAGCTTCTTTTGGAAGAGTGTCGTCAACAAATTGTTAATATTATTGCCAGTGACACCTATGAGCAGATGATATTGAAAAAAGATACTGACTATGAGAATAATGTTTTGGCATTTAACCTCCAGACCTCAGATATAATGCCAGCTTTCCCTTATATTGCGCCATTCTCCTCCATGGTACCTAATGCCTGCCGCATTATAAGATCATTCATTAAAGGGTCTGTTGATTACTTGTCTCATGGGGTGCATTCTAATGTTTATGATGTTGTGAAGAAGTATCTGGACAAAATTTTGagtgatgttttaaatgaatcaATACTAAATACAATTAGTAGTGGCACCATTGGCGTGTCTCAGGCCATGCAGATTGCTGCAAACATATCTGTTCTTGAAAgaagttgtgatttttttcttcaacatgCGGCCCAACTTTGTCGGATGCCTGCTCGACCAGTTGAAAGGCCTCAAGCTAGTTTAACTGCCAAGGTGACTCTCAGAGCTTCAAGGGATGTAGCCTACAATTCTTTGCTGAGTTTGGTGAACTCCAAGTTAGATGAGTTTATGACACTAACAGAAAGTATCAACTGGAATTCAGAGGAAATAGCTCAGAATGggaatgagaatgagaatatGAATGAAGTGATCATTTACCTTGGCACTATTATGTCAACAGCACAACAAATTTTACCTTTGGATGCTCTCTTCATGGTTGGAAGTGGAGCTCTCGATCATATATCCAACTCAATAGTGGCAGCTTTTCTTAGTGACCGCGTCAAGCGGTTCAATGCTAATGCTGTTATGGGTATCGATAATGATCTAAAGATGCTGGAGTCTTTTGCAGATGAGAGGTTCCATAGCACTGGCCTGAGTGAAATATACAAGGAAGGTAGTTTTAGAGGCTTTTTAATACAAGCGCGACAATTGATAAATCTTTTGTTAAGCAGCCAGCCGGATAACTTCATCAATCCAGTTATAAGGGAGAAAAACTATAATGCATTGGATTGGAAGAAGGTGGCCAGTATCTGTGAGAAATTCAAGGATTCTCCAGATGGGATCTTTGGAAGCCTTTCAAGCAGGAATACGAAGCAAAGTGCACGGAAGAAATCAATAGATATACTGAAGAAAAGACTGAAGGACTTCAATTAA